Genomic segment of uncultured Desulfobacter sp.:
ATGTGGGGAAACCACCGGTGGGCGCGTTTAAGCCACAGCATCACCTGGGGCCGGTTCCATACGGCCAGCATCATCTCTTTTTCAAGCCGCTCCCTGACTTCAGGATCCGTAAAAGGTATTTTTTCACCACAAAGATGGAGATCACCAGAGAAACGGACTGTTTCCACCAAGGTGGGGATGTGGCTCTTTACATCAGGCTGTTCTGGTTCCGGTGGTTCTGCTGCCGGCAGTTCGGTGTTTGGCAGTTCGATTTCAATGAATTGGGTTTGTATGGGTTTGGAAGTGATGGGTTCGGATTTTTCTTGTGCCGCCATGGTTAACGGTGCGGCAAGTATTACCAGAAAGGCTGAGAAAACAAACAATCGTTTCATAATATCCATGCTTTTTTTGTGGGGGTAACCGCTTAGCTTCCCGAAACGTGTGAACCCGGGAATGGTGAAACAGATCAGAAAAATTAGAGGTCATCATTGCATGTCATTATTCAAAAATCAAGACGGGGAAATTGTATTTTTTAATGTTAATCCTATAACTTCCACCCAGTAAAGCGGATGTTTTTCCAATGAATGTACCGGGTGTTTTCAAATGACAAGTAATGTGTCATAATGATTGATCTTAATTTGAATGATCATTATCTTAATGGTGCTTAATTTAATAGTCCTTGGAGAGATGACTTAGAAACGGTTAATATCTTGATTCCCTTTATAAAGAATTTGGCCCGGCAAGCAGGAAGAATCTGTCTTGAAGGCCAAAAAAACTTGACTGCCCATGACCTTGAATTCAAATCAGCAAAGGATATTGTCACCCAAACCGATAAAACCGTTGAAGCGTTTCTGGTCAAGGCCATCCTTGAACGCTATCCGGACCACGGTGTACTCGGAGAAGAGTATGGGGCTGTTCAGGCAAAAAGCCAATTCAGGTGGATTATTGACCCCATTGACGGCACCACATCGTTTGTCCACCGTCTGCCCTTTTACAGCATCAGCATAGCCCTTGAAAAAGCGGGCGAGTTGGTGCTGGGTGTGGTCTATGCCCCGGCAACAGATCAGCTGTTTTATGCCCAAAAAGGCAGCGGCGCCTTCATGAATGACACCCCAATCCATGTCTCTGATACCCAAACACTTGACACTGCGGTCATGGCAACGGGGTTTGCCTGCCTGAGGGCCGGCCTTGAAACCAATAATCTGCCTATTTTCAATGAGATTGTGCCAAAACTGCGGGACGTCCGTCGTTTTGGGTCGGCAGCGCTGGATCTTTGCTACACGGCCTTGGGCTGCCTGGACGGATTCTGGGAAATGCAGCTCAATATCTATGATATTGCCGCAGGAACGGTTATTTTAAGGGAAGCAGGCGGTGCGGTCACGGATTTTACAGGCGGCGGGCAGTTTCCCCAAAAAGGCGTTGCTGCCACAAACAAGCGCCTACACTATGAACTGATTCGGATTCTGACAAAATTTTGCGTTTTATAAAACCACTATACCTTTTAATAGATCTATGAACTATATTTTCGCTTTAATATTTATTTTGACTCTGGCAGCCGGCGGCGCCTTTGGATATTACAATCAGTACACCTGGATTGGATACATCGTTGCCTTTGCCGTCAGCGGGTTTATCGGCTCCAGTATCATCGCAATACTGTTTTCATATCTATATCTTTTCCAAAAAGAGAGCGATGAGCAAGCACCCGTACCCCCGGAAAGAACCATCAACCTTCAACAAGAAATCAAGAAATTAGAAAAATGAATATCCAGTGGTTTCCCGGCCATATGCTGGAGACAAAAAATCTGCTCAAAAGCGCTATTGCCAAGGTGGATGCTCTGCTTGAGGTGGTGGATGCCAGGCTGCCGTTGTCCAGTTCCAACCCTTTTTTAGAGCGCATTGCCACGGGCAAAAATCGGATGAAATTACTGAATAAGGCGGACATTGCCGACCCTGCACAGACCCAGGCCTGGCTGGACTATTTCAAAGAAGAGATGAACCTGACGGCCACCGCCATCTGTGCCACCCGTCAGCAAGAGGCTTCGGATGCGTTGCAAGCACTTGTGTCACAGGTAGACCGGAACAAGGCGAGAAAAGCCAAGGTCATGGTGGTGGGCATTCCCAACACCGGGAAGTCCACGATTTTAAACACCCTGGCCGGCAGAAAAGTTGCAAAAACAGGGAATGTTCCGGCCGTAACGCGCCACCAGCAGCGCACCAGCCTGAAAGGCAACATTGATCTTTACGACACGCCGGGTATTCTCTGGCCGGTAATCGAACCCCGGCAGCGCGGACTTATCCTGGCTGCATCCGGTGCTATCAGTGATACAGCTGTTGACTACCATGAAAT
This window contains:
- a CDS encoding inositol monophosphatase family protein, whose amino-acid sequence is MTAHDLEFKSAKDIVTQTDKTVEAFLVKAILERYPDHGVLGEEYGAVQAKSQFRWIIDPIDGTTSFVHRLPFYSISIALEKAGELVLGVVYAPATDQLFYAQKGSGAFMNDTPIHVSDTQTLDTAVMATGFACLRAGLETNNLPIFNEIVPKLRDVRRFGSAALDLCYTALGCLDGFWEMQLNIYDIAAGTVILREAGGAVTDFTGGGQFPQKGVAATNKRLHYELIRILTKFCVL
- the ylqF gene encoding ribosome biogenesis GTPase YlqF — protein: MNIQWFPGHMLETKNLLKSAIAKVDALLEVVDARLPLSSSNPFLERIATGKNRMKLLNKADIADPAQTQAWLDYFKEEMNLTATAICATRQQEASDALQALVSQVDRNKARKAKVMVVGIPNTGKSTILNTLAGRKVAKTGNVPAVTRHQQRTSLKGNIDLYDTPGILWPVIEPRQRGLILAASGAISDTAVDYHEIAYFVAQLLLERYPTCLVERYPFLDPLPEDAQGLIESVGKARGCLKKGGHVDFQKASELIIRDLRAGRIGRISFETPKDINLNHDTNE